In the Persephonella hydrogeniphila genome, one interval contains:
- the hemL gene encoding glutamate-1-semialdehyde 2,1-aminomutase produces MKTDKSRALFKEAQKYLVGGVNSPVRAFKALGMEPLFIEKGKGSRVWDVDGNEFIDYVLSWGPLILGHANDQIINAIKHVSNYGTSFGAPTELEIEMAKAVVEAVPSVEMVRFVNSGTEATMSAIRLARGYTGKKKIIKFEGCYHGHGDSLLVSAGSGVATLGIPGTPGIPEELAQLTIVLPYNDIDAVEEAFRKHGDDIACVILEPVAGNMGVVAPPKEYHTRLRELTREYGALLIWDEVMTGFRLALGGAQELYEIDPDLTTMGKVIGAGLPVGAYGGKKEIMMHVAPEGPVYQAGTLSGNPLAMAAGLRQLQILKEKNPYPELDQKGKKLEDGFNYLIDKYGVKATVNRVGSMITMFFTDKEVKNFEDAKSSDLELFNKFYRLMLERGVYLAPSQFEASFLSTAHSEEDISDTLNAVEDTFKNL; encoded by the coding sequence ATGAAAACAGATAAATCTAGAGCACTGTTTAAAGAAGCACAAAAATATCTTGTTGGAGGGGTTAATTCACCGGTTAGAGCATTCAAAGCTCTGGGGATGGAGCCTCTTTTCATAGAGAAAGGAAAGGGAAGTCGCGTATGGGATGTAGATGGAAATGAGTTTATAGACTATGTATTATCATGGGGACCACTTATCCTCGGTCATGCCAATGATCAAATAATAAATGCTATAAAACATGTTTCCAATTATGGTACCAGTTTTGGTGCTCCGACAGAGCTTGAGATCGAAATGGCAAAAGCTGTTGTTGAGGCAGTACCTTCAGTTGAAATGGTCAGATTCGTCAATTCTGGAACAGAAGCAACCATGTCAGCTATTAGACTTGCAAGGGGCTACACAGGGAAAAAGAAGATAATAAAATTCGAAGGCTGTTATCACGGGCATGGCGATTCTCTTCTTGTCTCTGCTGGTTCAGGAGTGGCGACTTTGGGAATTCCCGGAACTCCCGGAATACCTGAAGAGCTGGCACAGTTAACTATAGTTTTACCTTATAACGATATAGATGCTGTTGAGGAAGCCTTCAGAAAACATGGAGATGATATAGCCTGTGTAATACTTGAACCTGTTGCCGGAAACATGGGTGTTGTAGCTCCACCAAAAGAGTATCATACAAGGTTAAGAGAACTTACCAGAGAGTACGGAGCTCTTTTAATATGGGATGAGGTGATGACAGGATTTAGACTTGCGCTGGGAGGTGCACAGGAACTTTATGAAATTGACCCTGATTTAACAACAATGGGAAAAGTTATTGGAGCTGGTCTGCCTGTAGGAGCATACGGAGGGAAAAAAGAGATAATGATGCATGTCGCCCCGGAAGGTCCTGTATATCAGGCAGGAACTCTGTCAGGAAACCCTCTTGCTATGGCTGCCGGGCTAAGACAACTTCAGATTCTCAAAGAGAAAAATCCATATCCTGAGTTGGATCAAAAAGGGAAAAAATTAGAAGATGGTTTTAATTATCTAATAGACAAATACGGTGTAAAAGCTACTGTTAACAGGGTAGGTTCAATGATAACTATGTTCTTTACCGACAAAGAGGTGAAAAATTTTGAAGATGCTAAATCCTCAGACCTTGAATTATTTAACAAATTTTATAGATTAATGCTTGAAAGAGGTGTTTATCTGGCACCATCACAGTTTGAAGCCTCTTTCCTTAGCACAG
- a CDS encoding lysophospholipid acyltransferase family protein: MTYLLAKALFSVFSSLDRESNLRLGELIGSLFWNAGYRKKVILKNLDIAFPEKDLNWKKKTGKSSLQNIGRTLTEFSKIPDYIKTGQIKDIFTVEKGREILEIEGGKIIITAHIGNWEIGGAGLSYMYGNVVSLAYRIKNKKLNQLITEIRESSGMKIIFHDQPLKDFLKSLKDEKTVVFLADQNALRHRGVFVDFFGLPASTVSFPAKLAVRYGVPVFFAYQYYDYETKVYRGIIKEINWKKSEDTDRSIKNLVQAYTKEIEDAVRKHPDQYFWVHKRWKTRPEGELENIYSD; the protein is encoded by the coding sequence ATGACATATCTACTGGCAAAAGCTCTCTTTTCAGTTTTTAGTTCTCTTGACAGAGAGAGTAATCTTCGTTTAGGTGAGCTTATCGGCTCCCTTTTCTGGAACGCAGGCTACAGAAAGAAGGTGATTCTGAAAAATCTTGATATAGCTTTTCCTGAAAAGGATTTAAATTGGAAAAAGAAAACAGGAAAAAGCTCACTACAGAATATTGGAAGGACATTAACAGAGTTTTCAAAGATACCAGATTACATTAAAACAGGGCAGATAAAAGATATATTTACAGTAGAGAAAGGTAGAGAAATATTAGAAATAGAAGGAGGAAAAATTATAATCACAGCCCATATTGGAAATTGGGAGATAGGAGGAGCAGGACTTTCATACATGTATGGAAATGTGGTCTCCCTTGCCTACAGAATAAAAAATAAGAAGCTAAATCAGCTTATCACAGAAATAAGAGAATCTTCAGGTATGAAGATAATATTTCATGATCAACCTCTCAAGGATTTCCTTAAGTCTTTAAAAGATGAAAAGACAGTTGTTTTTCTTGCTGACCAGAACGCTTTGAGACACAGAGGCGTATTTGTGGATTTTTTTGGTCTACCAGCATCAACTGTTTCTTTTCCTGCCAAACTTGCTGTCAGGTATGGAGTTCCTGTGTTCTTTGCATATCAGTATTATGATTATGAAACAAAAGTCTATAGAGGAATTATTAAAGAAATAAACTGGAAGAAATCAGAAGACACAGACAGATCCATAAAAAATCTTGTTCAGGCGTATACAAAGGAGATAGAAGACGCTGTAAGAAAACATCCAGACCAGTATTTCTGGGTACATAAAAGATGGAAAACCAGACCGGAAGGAGAATTAGAAAATATATATTCAGATTAA
- a CDS encoding NUDIX hydrolase gives METKWEFSAGGVVYRKNEEGEIEILLIRVKNRWSFPKGNIERGEPRAEAALREVKEETGVDAEIVEYLGEVDYWYSMELYRIHKFVYYYLMRYKGGDIIPQKEEIDEAKFIPLKEVEKTLTYPTDKKIFERALEVLKKIGEI, from the coding sequence ATGGAAACAAAATGGGAGTTTTCTGCCGGTGGAGTTGTTTACAGAAAGAATGAGGAAGGAGAAATTGAGATTCTTCTTATCAGAGTGAAAAACAGATGGAGCTTTCCAAAAGGCAACATTGAAAGGGGAGAGCCGAGAGCTGAAGCAGCTTTGAGGGAGGTAAAGGAAGAAACAGGAGTGGATGCTGAGATAGTTGAGTATCTCGGAGAGGTAGACTACTGGTACAGTATGGAACTGTACAGAATTCACAAGTTTGTTTACTATTACCTTATGAGATATAAAGGAGGAGATATAATTCCTCAAAAAGAAGAGATAGATGAAGCTAAATTTATACCTCTAAAAGAGGTGGAAAAAACATTAACGTATCCTACAGATAAAAAAATATTTGAGAGGGCTTTAGAGGTACTGAAAAAAATAGGTGAGATTTAA
- a CDS encoding SLC13 family permease — MSIKSIEKFRREIGLILAPFLSVLVYLMPLDLPTDAHIVFSIMVFCIVFWLTEVIPLSITALLGVTAAVVFGVVSIKEAFLSLGHPVILLFIGSFLIAQAMTKHGLDRRFALNLLSKEFFLKSPIRLIAGFSIIAFILSMWVSNTATTAMLLPLVLGIVHMFRQKKIGETGKFAVFALLAVAYSASIGGATTLIGTPTNLIGAGFLKEEGYDVDFLKWFLLAAPITVLSYISMLLYIKFHVRNFKLDYHKIKKLIAEEKKELPRISLGEKNTVFVFFLAAFLWIIPGLANLLGNKELYSFLKAHIPEAVVALIAAILLFLLPAKKGEGTLTAKDLKELDWDTILLFGGGIALGKLIIKTGLAAYIGKHVAAIVSPEFVVLFIFILVISMIFLTEISSNTATVITFAPILIGILKELNIDLFYPIFGIIIAASFAFMLPIATPPNAIIYGSRLVPLSKMVKVGFFMNIIGSVIITTFILIYMK, encoded by the coding sequence ATGAGCATTAAATCTATTGAAAAATTCAGGAGAGAGATAGGGCTAATTTTAGCTCCCTTTCTTTCTGTTTTGGTCTACCTTATGCCTTTAGATCTTCCTACAGATGCTCATATAGTTTTTTCTATAATGGTTTTCTGTATAGTATTCTGGCTCACAGAAGTTATACCTTTATCTATAACTGCGCTTTTAGGAGTTACAGCTGCTGTTGTCTTTGGAGTTGTAAGTATAAAAGAGGCATTTTTAAGTCTCGGACATCCTGTAATTCTTCTTTTTATAGGCAGTTTTCTTATTGCACAGGCAATGACAAAACATGGTCTTGACAGGAGATTTGCTCTGAACCTTCTTTCAAAAGAATTTTTTCTTAAAAGTCCTATAAGACTTATAGCTGGTTTTTCTATAATAGCTTTTATTCTCTCTATGTGGGTTAGCAATACAGCGACAACAGCAATGCTTCTGCCTCTTGTTCTGGGAATAGTTCATATGTTCAGACAAAAAAAGATAGGAGAGACAGGTAAGTTTGCTGTTTTTGCCCTTCTTGCTGTAGCTTATTCTGCCTCTATTGGTGGAGCAACAACTCTTATAGGAACTCCCACGAACCTTATAGGTGCTGGTTTTCTGAAAGAAGAAGGGTATGATGTTGACTTTTTAAAATGGTTCTTGCTTGCTGCTCCTATCACTGTTCTGAGTTATATAAGTATGCTTCTTTACATAAAATTCCATGTCAGAAATTTTAAACTCGATTACCATAAAATAAAGAAATTAATAGCAGAAGAAAAAAAAGAACTCCCAAGAATCTCTCTTGGAGAAAAAAACACTGTTTTTGTGTTTTTTCTGGCAGCATTTTTATGGATTATTCCGGGGCTGGCAAATTTACTGGGAAATAAAGAACTGTACAGTTTCCTAAAAGCACATATACCTGAAGCTGTAGTTGCTCTGATTGCAGCTATACTTCTTTTCCTTCTTCCTGCAAAAAAGGGAGAAGGAACACTAACGGCAAAAGATTTGAAAGAACTCGACTGGGACACAATACTTCTTTTTGGTGGTGGTATAGCCCTTGGAAAACTTATTATAAAAACAGGTCTTGCTGCTTATATAGGTAAACATGTGGCTGCTATTGTATCTCCTGAATTTGTGGTTTTATTTATTTTCATTCTTGTTATTTCCATGATATTTTTGACAGAGATAAGCTCCAATACCGCTACAGTGATAACATTTGCACCTATATTAATTGGAATACTGAAAGAATTGAATATTGATCTTTTCTATCCTATATTTGGTATCATTATTGCTGCAAGTTTTGCATTTATGCTTCCTATCGCAACACCTCCTAACGCCATTATATATGGAAGCAGACTTGTTCCTCTAAGTAAGATGGTTAAGGTAGGTTTCTTTATGAATATAATAGGCTCGGTTATAATAACTACTTTCATATTAATCTATATGAAGTGA
- a CDS encoding homoserine dehydrogenase has product MKQINVGIVGYGVVGNGVARILEEKKELLIKKSGIQINLKKVFTRNWNKSFPYPLPEEKKAYSLEEITEDKDIDIVVELTGGIEFPYNLITECIKKGKHVVTANKALLAEKGKDVFLLAEEKGIRIGFEAAVAGGIPIIRALREGLVANSIERIYGILNGTTNYILTKMLKEKKDFNSVLKEAQELGYAEADPTLDINGTDAAHKIAILASLSYGGFIDFSGIYVEGIEKVNNLDISLGRELGYTLKLLAIAKSHNGEIEVRVHPTFLPSEHPLAKVDGVYNAVMVEGDSVGETMFYGKGAGSLPTASSVISDIVDIGKSIALGVGREIEVTSMNWEHKDLSLTKVSDFYTRYYLRFTVPDVTGVLARVAAVFAKYSISIAAVIQKEKVLSFTGEKKEKVVPLVILTHTASENNIQKAIKEIEQEKITVEKTVLIRVEDEEI; this is encoded by the coding sequence TTGAAACAGATTAATGTAGGTATTGTTGGTTATGGAGTTGTTGGAAACGGTGTTGCCAGAATTTTAGAGGAAAAAAAAGAACTTCTCATAAAAAAAAGCGGGATACAGATAAATCTAAAAAAGGTGTTTACAAGAAACTGGAATAAAAGTTTTCCGTATCCCTTACCGGAAGAAAAAAAAGCATACTCCCTTGAAGAGATAACAGAAGATAAAGATATAGACATAGTTGTAGAACTGACCGGAGGAATAGAGTTTCCTTATAATCTAATAACAGAATGTATAAAAAAAGGAAAGCATGTAGTAACAGCAAATAAAGCCCTTCTCGCAGAAAAAGGAAAAGATGTTTTTTTACTTGCTGAGGAAAAAGGAATAAGAATAGGTTTTGAGGCGGCAGTTGCAGGTGGTATTCCAATAATAAGAGCTTTAAGGGAAGGTCTTGTGGCAAACAGTATAGAAAGAATCTACGGTATTCTGAATGGGACAACAAATTATATACTGACAAAAATGTTAAAGGAGAAAAAAGATTTTAATTCTGTTTTGAAGGAAGCACAGGAACTTGGATATGCAGAGGCTGACCCTACACTTGATATTAATGGGACTGATGCTGCCCATAAGATAGCTATACTTGCATCTCTTTCCTACGGAGGATTCATTGATTTTTCAGGCATTTATGTAGAGGGGATCGAGAAGGTAAACAATTTAGACATCTCATTAGGTAGAGAATTAGGATATACGCTAAAACTCCTTGCTATAGCAAAAAGTCATAATGGAGAGATAGAAGTAAGAGTTCATCCTACATTTTTACCTTCAGAACATCCCCTTGCTAAAGTTGATGGTGTTTATAACGCTGTCATGGTAGAAGGAGATTCTGTAGGAGAAACGATGTTTTACGGTAAAGGAGCTGGAAGTCTTCCAACGGCAAGCTCTGTTATAAGTGATATTGTTGATATCGGGAAAAGCATAGCCCTTGGGGTTGGAAGAGAGATAGAAGTCACCTCTATGAACTGGGAACATAAAGATCTGAGTTTAACTAAAGTTTCAGACTTTTATACACGGTATTATCTGAGATTTACAGTTCCTGATGTTACAGGAGTATTGGCCAGAGTTGCTGCCGTTTTCGCAAAATACAGTATAAGTATTGCTGCTGTGATTCAAAAAGAGAAAGTTCTCTCCTTTACCGGAGAGAAAAAAGAAAAAGTAGTTCCTCTTGTTATTTTGACACATACAGCATCTGAAAATAATATACAAAAAGCAATAAAAGAAATAGAACAAGAGAAGATAACCGTTGAAAAGACAGTACTTATAAGGGTGGAAGACGAAGAAATATGA
- the dcd gene encoding dCTP deaminase, with the protein MILKYQQIKELIRIGSIKIDPFDEELQLQPSSIDLRTSDRFYRYPKEIEPELQILDPKNPYLNILEKDFISEQGIVIEPAKFLIIETLEYISVPENITVFLQPKFRLARMGLSLINAGWLEHGYEGNITLCLQNVNDFPVRIFKNMPVVHIFLSKTE; encoded by the coding sequence TTGATTTTAAAATATCAGCAGATTAAAGAGCTTATCAGAATAGGTTCAATTAAGATAGACCCTTTTGATGAGGAGCTGCAGCTGCAGCCCTCCTCTATAGATCTGAGAACATCAGACAGGTTTTACCGATATCCAAAAGAAATAGAACCTGAGTTGCAAATCTTAGACCCTAAAAATCCTTATCTGAATATATTGGAAAAAGATTTTATATCTGAACAGGGAATCGTTATTGAACCGGCTAAATTTCTTATAATCGAGACTTTAGAGTATATATCTGTTCCTGAAAATATTACTGTCTTTTTACAGCCAAAATTTAGACTTGCAAGGATGGGTCTATCTCTTATAAATGCAGGCTGGCTTGAACATGGATACGAGGGGAACATAACTCTCTGCCTTCAAAATGTAAATGACTTTCCTGTAAGAATTTTTAAAAATATGCCTGTAGTTCACATATTCCTCTCAAAAACAGAATGA
- the elbB gene encoding isoprenoid biosynthesis glyoxalase ElbB has protein sequence MRVGVLLSGCGVFDGAEIHEATLTLYFLDREGAEIVCMAPNIPQKEVINHLNGEKMNETRNVLVEAARIARGDIKDINEVSADDIDALIMPGGYGVAKNFSTFLEKGAEADVIPEVKRLLVELFEKGKPIGAVCISPVIVAAALREAKVKLTIGSDEQVAKAIEAMGQQHLVCPVSEALVDEEHKIVSTPAYMEGKTIKDVAEGIEKLVKEVLRLAGK, from the coding sequence ATGAGAGTAGGAGTTTTATTATCAGGATGTGGAGTGTTTGATGGGGCTGAAATACATGAGGCAACTCTTACACTCTATTTTTTAGACAGAGAAGGTGCTGAAATAGTATGTATGGCTCCTAATATCCCTCAAAAAGAGGTGATAAATCATCTTAACGGAGAGAAGATGAATGAAACAAGAAATGTTCTTGTTGAGGCTGCGAGAATTGCAAGAGGAGATATAAAGGATATAAATGAGGTTTCTGCAGATGATATAGATGCTCTAATTATGCCCGGTGGATACGGAGTTGCAAAAAATTTCTCTACTTTTTTAGAAAAGGGAGCAGAAGCAGATGTTATACCTGAAGTAAAAAGACTTCTTGTTGAGCTATTTGAAAAAGGAAAGCCTATAGGAGCGGTTTGTATATCTCCTGTCATTGTAGCTGCTGCTTTGAGAGAAGCCAAAGTAAAGCTGACTATAGGTAGCGATGAGCAGGTTGCCAAAGCTATAGAAGCTATGGGACAGCAACATCTTGTCTGTCCTGTTTCTGAAGCTCTCGTTGATGAAGAGCACAAAATTGTTTCTACTCCTGCTTACATGGAAGGGAAAACTATAAAAGATGTCGCTGAAGGAATAGAGAAATTAGTAAAAGAAGTTCTCAGACTGGCAGGTAAGTAA
- the atpC gene encoding ATP synthase F1 subunit epsilon: MYQLEVVTPKGIVFQGEVEQTVINTSDGEIGILENHMLLLTNVVPGKLRIERPEQEPIELAVTYGNIDVRGDRVIVLVEEAFEFGEINVEQEKKILEEATAKLEQRETLSLEEIENFEKMKERAEVLLELAGVKVR; the protein is encoded by the coding sequence ATGTATCAACTGGAAGTTGTTACACCTAAAGGTATTGTTTTTCAGGGAGAAGTTGAGCAAACAGTGATAAACACATCTGACGGTGAAATAGGAATTTTAGAAAACCATATGCTTTTACTTACAAATGTTGTTCCTGGAAAACTGAGAATAGAAAGACCTGAACAAGAACCAATAGAGCTTGCTGTAACATACGGAAATATAGACGTCAGGGGAGATAGAGTAATAGTTCTTGTTGAAGAGGCTTTTGAGTTTGGAGAGATAAATGTAGAACAGGAGAAAAAAATATTAGAAGAAGCTACAGCAAAACTTGAACAAAGGGAAACCCTTTCTCTTGAAGAGATAGAAAATTTTGAAAAGATGAAAGAAAGAGCAGAAGTTTTACTTGAGCTTGCCGGTGTCAAAGTAAGATAA
- a CDS encoding tRNA1(Val) (adenine(37)-N6)-methyltransferase, with protein MEIKPKENETLTPFIRGKLQVIQSKEGYRFNVDSVFLASFVNIPDRKSNLIDLGTGSGIILLLLSLKYKNINLFGVELQETLFSQAWRNIQLNKVKAQLFKGDIREIRRIFKPETFDHVVFNPPYHTPEKEVEPTEKNIARYEIEGKLRDFIKAAGYLLKQKGKLFLIFPSTKLSSVISLLIEREIQPKRYRFVHPTREEKATHILVEGVKGGKAGGEIIEKPLIVYEDPYKKIYTPEVEFLLEKFSEVES; from the coding sequence ATGGAAATAAAACCTAAAGAAAATGAAACTCTGACACCTTTTATAAGAGGAAAATTACAGGTAATTCAGAGTAAAGAAGGATACAGATTTAACGTCGATAGTGTTTTTTTAGCTTCGTTTGTCAATATCCCAGACAGAAAATCAAATCTTATAGATTTAGGAACAGGTTCTGGCATTATACTGCTTCTTCTGTCTTTAAAATATAAAAATATCAATCTATTTGGGGTCGAGCTTCAGGAAACTCTTTTTTCTCAGGCATGGAGAAATATCCAGTTAAACAAAGTAAAAGCCCAGCTTTTTAAAGGGGATATCAGAGAAATCAGGAGAATTTTCAAGCCAGAAACCTTTGATCATGTGGTTTTCAATCCTCCTTACCATACACCAGAAAAAGAAGTAGAACCTACAGAAAAAAATATAGCAAGATACGAGATAGAAGGAAAGCTAAGGGATTTTATAAAAGCAGCAGGCTATCTTCTGAAACAAAAAGGAAAACTATTCCTAATATTTCCATCTACAAAGCTATCATCAGTTATCTCTTTATTAATTGAAAGGGAAATACAACCTAAAAGATACAGATTTGTTCACCCTACCAGAGAAGAAAAAGCAACACATATTCTTGTTGAAGGAGTAAAAGGAGGAAAAGCCGGAGGGGAGATCATTGAAAAACCACTTATAGTTTATGAGGATCCTTATAAAAAAATATACACCCCTGAGGTAGAATTTCTGCTGGAAAAATTCAGTGAGGTGGAAAGTTGA
- a CDS encoding DUF3817 domain-containing protein: protein MKKLAIISLIEGISLIILVFIGMPLKYIWGYKIATMIFGSIHGVLWLIFLFILYKVRKEYNLDNSFTVKMLVFSVIPFGLIPMEKMIRDFNGKIDKNQKEGEFINA from the coding sequence TTGAAAAAACTTGCAATCATATCCCTGATAGAAGGAATATCTCTTATTATTCTTGTCTTTATCGGAATGCCTCTCAAATATATATGGGGCTACAAAATAGCCACGATGATTTTTGGTTCTATACACGGAGTTTTGTGGCTTATATTTCTATTTATCCTTTATAAAGTCAGAAAAGAGTATAACTTAGACAACAGTTTCACCGTAAAGATGCTCGTGTTCTCGGTAATACCTTTTGGTCTCATTCCTATGGAAAAAATGATAAGAGATTTTAATGGTAAAATAGATAAAAACCAAAAAGAAGGAGAGTTTATCAATGCCTAA
- a CDS encoding 2,3-bisphosphoglycerate-dependent phosphoglycerate mutase, whose amino-acid sequence MPKLVLVRHGQSIWNLQNRFTGWIDVPLTEKGKEEAYKAGELLKDIRFDVAYTSMLTRAQETLRIILETVGLLIPVIKDEALNERHYGALQGLNKDRAREKWGKEIVHLWRRSYDIPPPEGESLKDTAERTIPFLERAIMGDIKDGRDVLVVAHGNSLRSIVMYLEKLGPDEIIKVEIPTGTPIVYELDENENIISKEIRHLEE is encoded by the coding sequence ATGCCTAAACTTGTTCTTGTAAGACATGGACAGTCTATATGGAATCTCCAAAACAGATTTACAGGGTGGATCGACGTTCCTTTAACAGAAAAAGGAAAAGAAGAAGCATACAAAGCAGGTGAATTACTGAAAGATATTAGATTTGATGTTGCTTATACCTCTATGCTTACAAGAGCACAGGAAACTCTCAGAATAATACTTGAAACTGTAGGACTTTTAATACCTGTTATAAAAGATGAAGCCTTAAATGAAAGACATTACGGCGCCCTTCAGGGTCTCAATAAGGACAGGGCAAGAGAAAAGTGGGGTAAAGAGATCGTTCATCTGTGGAGAAGATCCTACGATATACCACCGCCTGAGGGGGAATCCCTCAAAGATACTGCAGAGAGAACAATACCATTTCTTGAAAGGGCTATAATGGGAGATATAAAAGACGGAAGAGATGTTCTTGTTGTTGCACATGGAAACTCTTTAAGATCAATAGTAATGTATCTTGAGAAGCTTGGACCTGATGAAATCATAAAAGTAGAAATACCTACAGGAACACCTATAGTGTATGAGCTTGATGAAAATGAAAACATAATAAGCAAAGAAATAAGACATTTAGAGGAGTAA